The DNA segment GCCTGGCCGTGGAAGCGCATCGCGTGCTCGGCGATGGCCTGCCGCAGGTCCTTCGCGCCCACGCCCATGGCGTACTGGTTGATGCCGTCGCGGATGGCGCGCTGAGCGGCTTCCTTCACCGCGTCGGGGCCGTCGAAGTCTGGGAAGCCCTGCCCCAGGTTGACGGCGCTGTGCTTGGCGGCGAGCGCGCTGAACTCGGAGAAGACGGTGGTGCCGAAGCGGGAGACGCGCTCTGCGAACACGGGCCTGGACATGGCGGACGGGTCCTCCGGTGGGCCGGAGGACCGGCCATTCAGGGGCGAACGATAGCGTCCACCGGGACGGAACGCGCGGCTTCCTCGCTCGCGCGCTGCCGGACGGCCCGAGACAGCACGAGGGCCAGACTCGTCACCACCACCACGAGCGGCACCGCGCACAGCAGATCCGTGGCGTAGTGGAACCGCCCGGACAGCGTCGCGATGATGAGCCCGATGCCCGGGGCCAACATCACCCAGAACAGCGTCCGGTAGAACCGGAACGCGTAGAACAGCACCAGCAGCGTCGCCCCGGTGTGCCCGGACGGGAAGCAGTCCCGCGTGAAGAGCGGCGTGCGCATCATCGACTCGAGCAGCGGCGTGAGCGGCCCGCCGTGCAACCCCGGCCCATCGAATGCGCCGATGAGGAAGTAGCGCGGCCCCACCGCGGGCACCAGCGAGTAGGCCGCGTAGTTGAGACTGAAGAGCAGGCCCAGGCCCAGGAGGTACTCGTCGAACCCCGCCGTGGCGCCCCGTCCCCGGTAGTACAGCAGGATGCCCAGCAGCAGCGGCCACATGAAGTGGCCGTAGTAGCAGAGCATCAGCACGTCATTGAGCAGCGGAGGCACCCGGTGCGCCAGCTCCACCGCGGCCTGGAAGCCGAAGAGGCGCTGATCCGTGGCCATGAGCTGCGCGTCCTTCACGAGCGGATTGATCCAATCCACCACGGGCCCGAGCCACCCATGCACCATGGCGGACACGGGCAGCAGCCAGAAGTCCGCCGCGACACTCAGCAGCCGCTGTCGGGGGAAGCGAGACTCCAGCGTGCGGAGCACCAGGGGCCCGAGCGCCATCATTCCGAACAGCCAGCCGTTGCGCGCGGCGTGGTAGCCCCAGCGAGCCGGCCCCAAGAGCACCAGGGCGGCCAGCGAGCAGGCGACGATGATGACGATGTCGACGCCACGGAAGCGGACCTGCGGCTGGCGAGCGTCCACCAGGGTTCGGCTGCGCTCTCGGGTGAAGGACCAGGAACTCACGCCGACTTTCGCTCCCCCGGCGGCCCGGCCGACACATCGCCAGCCACGCCGAGATCCAGGTTCGGAACGCCCACCCCGTCGCCCTGATGCCGCCCCTTCCATCGCTCCAGCAACGCCAGCATGGCAGGGAAGAACACTGTCGTCCCCATGAAGGTGCACACGACCCCGAGGATCGCAATCTGTCCAATGCTGCGCAGTCCCTGATGGTTCGCGACGAGCAGCGCGCCGTAACCCGCCGCGTTGGAGATGGTCGCCACCACGGCGGCCAGGCCCGTGTGCCGGACCACCTTGCCGAGCGAGCCAGGGCCCTCTTCCTCGTACCGGTGGAACAGATGCACCGAGTTGTCCACCGCGATGGCCAGGAGGTTGGGCAGCACCACCGCGTTGATGAAGTTGAGCTGCACGTCGAACAGGTACATGCCGCCCGCCAGGCACGTCATGCCCAGGAAGAGCGGGCCGGCCACCAGCAGCGCACGCTTGAAGCTGCGCAGGCTGGCGAAGATGACCAGGAAGACGACCACCGCGGCGGACCAGAGGATGAACGGGCCATCCCCCCGCACGAGCGAGAAGATGCGCGCCGCGATGCGGTTGCTGTCCAGCACCGCCAGGTCGATGCCCTTCGCCTTGGCGCCGTCGACCACCTCGTCGATCTGCGCCGCCCAGCGCTGCAGGTCCTGGGTGTCGTAGTTGGACACGGACGGGAACAGCAGGAGGAACATGCCCTTGCCGTCCAGCGCCTCGAAGCGCCGGCGCGCCTCCACGGGCACCTGCTCCAGCGCGTAGGGCTTGGCCTCCACCAGCTCCCGGAACTGCTTCACCTTCGCGTCGGCCTGAATCTCCGAGGGCAGGCCGTCGAGGATGGCCTTGATCTTCCCGATCTCCGCCTGCCGGTGCTCCAGGTCATACGGAACCAGATCGCTCAGGGACGCGGTGCGCAGGAAGACGGAGTCCTTCCCGTTCTTCACCTTCACCTGCGCGATGATGTCCTCCACCTGGTGGACCTGATCCAGGTTGTCCACGTAGAGGATGGCCGGGTTGAGCGGCGAGCCGATCTGCTCGGTGATGTGGTCGTCCAGCCGGGAGGCCGGCGAGTCGCCCTTGAGGTTGCGCAGGTTCGTCTCGAAGCCCAGGCGCGGCGCGATGACGACCGAATAGGCCGCGAACCCGACCACCATGAGCGCGATGGCCGCGATGAGCCCGGTGGGCCAGCGCCGCCACTCCTTCTCGGGGGCCGCGGGCGTGGCCGGTGCCGCGCCTGGAGCGGGCGCCTCGTCCCGACGGAAGGGCCGGATGCGCTCGGCGATGGCGAGCAGCGACGGACCGATGGCGTAGGCCGCCAGCACCGCCAGCATCACGCCCAGGCCGGCCAGCAGGCCGAACTGCTTGAATGCGTGGAACTGCGCCAGCAGCAGCACGAGGAACGCCGCCGCGTTGGTGAGCGCCGAGGTGAGCGCGCCGCTGAACGTGCCGCGCACCGTCGCCGCGAGCGACTCGCGCACGCCCTGGGTCTGCCGCTCCTCCCAGTAGCGCATCGACAGGTGGACGCCATACTCGATGCCCAGGCCGATGAGGATGGCCACGAGGAAGCCCGTGACGATGTTGAGGTGCCCGATGGCGAGCTGCGCGAAGGCGAACGTGAAGACGAGCCCCACCATGACTGGCAGGCCCACCACGAACAGCGCCGAGATGCGCCGGGTGGCCAGGAGGATGAGGGCCACCGCGATGAGGCCGGACAGCAGGCCCGCGTTGGACAGGTCGCGGCGCATCACCGCGTCCTCCTCGATGCGGTTCTGGAAGTTGCCCGTGGCCTCCAGCGTGACGCCCGGGTAGCTCGCCGCCGCCAGCTCCCGCCCCGTCCCCAGGGCCTTGTCCACGAAGCGCCGCGCGAAGTCGAGGTCGCCCGCCGTCCCCGACGGCTTGATCATCAAATACACTTCCGAGCCGTCCGCGTTCGTCAGGAACTCCCGCATCGGCGTCTCGGGCGTGTGCTTCTTCGCGATCTCCTCGAAGGTGGGCGGCTTGGGCAGGGCGCCCAGGTCGATGTAGAGCGGGTTGTACTGCTGTCGCTCGTAGTGAACCCGGGCCTCGATGTCACTGCGCAGCGCCTCCAGCTTCTCCGCCGGTAGCAGCAGGAGGCCGTGCGTGCGGAAGAACTCCACGTCGAAGTGGTACTCGACGTAGCGGACCTCTGGGAGGGCCTCGAGCCGCGACTTCAGCTCCCCGGCATAGGCGCGAAGCTTGTCGGGGGTCGTCCCCTTCGCCATGACGACGAGGTACCCGTCACCCCCCGCCTTCTCTGACACGCGTGTCAGATCTCGCACCTCGCGAGCCCCTTCGGGAAGAAGCTCCACGAAGGACCCGCGAAACTCCAGCCGCGACGCGAGCAGCCCGCAAACGGCCGTCACCAGGGCGAAGACCGCCAGTACTTGCCAAGGGCGCGCCATGGCTCCCTGGATGAACCCATCGAACCACCGCTGCCGCCAAGACTTGGACACCGTCCACTCCTCGAAATTGGCCGGCACAAGCAAGTTCCCAGCCACTTGTACCGGCACCCCCCAACAGCGGGAGAAGTGGAAGCCTTCCGGGCGCTTGCGCGACCCCTCACATGTGTCCCGATGTAAGCCCAGGGGACTCCACTATCTCCTGGCTGACGGGCATGCCTGGGGCGGCGGCGTGCCACCGATGCCACGCCTGTGTCAAGTGGCTGGCTGTCGGGGGTGGCCGAGGGCCATGCGAGGTGTCAGTCCGCGCCTTGACAGTGTGGAGTTCCCTCTTTATTCACGGCCGGCGTCGTCCTGCTGGGTGGTCGCGCACGCTGGGCATCCGGGACGGAACAGGCCCTGCATACAGAACAGCGACCCGATCCCGTTTCCACCCAAGGATCACTCCCCCCGACGCAGAGAAAGAGCACCATGAGCGACGTCTTCGAAAAGTGCCGTACCTGGAAGGACTACCGGATCGCGAAGGCCACCGGGCTCTACCCGTACTTTCGCGCCATCGAAGCGTCCCATGGCGCCACGGAGGTCGAAATCGAGGGTCGGCGAGTCATCATGGTCGGCTCCAACAACTACTTGGGCCTGTCCGCGGATCCCCGCGTGAAGGAAGCGGCCATCAAGGCCACCGAGAAGTTTGGCACCACCTGCTCCGGCTCGCGCCTGCTGAACGGCACCCTGGCGCTTCATGAGGAGCTGGAAGCGCGTCTGGCGAAGTTCCTCAACCGCGAGGCCGCCATCGTGATTTCCACCGGGTTCCAGACGAACCTGGCGCTGGCCTCCATCCTCGGCCGGCACGACATCGTCTTCAGCGACCGCCAGAACCACGCGTCGCTGGTGGACGGCATCCGCCTGTCGTTCGCGACCGAGCGCAAGTTCCGCCACAACGACATGGAGCACCTGGAGCAGCTCCTGTCGGCGGCGGATCCGGACGCGGGGAAGATCATCGTCACGGACGGCGTGTTCTCCATGGAGGGCGACATCTGCAACCTGCCCCGCATCGTGGAGCTGGCCGCCACGTACAACGCGCGGGTGATGACGGATGACGCCCACGCCATGGGCGTGCTGGGCGAGCTGGGCCGGGGCACCTCCGAGTACTTCGGACTGGAGAAGGAGACGGACCTCGTCATGGGGACGTTCTCCAAGAGCTTCGCGTCGCTCGGCGGCGTGCTGGCCGGTCCGTTCGAGGTCATCAACTACATCCGCCACAAGGCGCGCTCGGTCATCTTCTCCGCGTCCATGACGCCCGCCTCCATCGCGGCGGCGCTCAAGGCGACGGAGATCATCGAGGCCGAGCCGCAGCGACGCGCGCGCCTGCTGGACATCGCGGAGAAGATGCACAACGGCTTCCGCGCCATGGGCTTTGACACGGGCGTCTCCGTGACCCCCGTGGTCCCCGTGCACATCGGCGACCAGGTGAAGTGTTTCCGCTTCTGGCGCGCGCTGCACGAGGCAGGCGTGTTCGCCAACCCGGTGATTCCGCCGGCGGTCGAGCCGGGCCACGCGCTCATCCGCACCAGCTACATGGCCACGCACACCGACGCGCAGCTCGATCAGGTGCTGGACACCTTCGAGAAGATCGGCCGCCGCCTGGGCGTCATCCCGGAGACGCGCCCCACGGTGTACGAGCCGGTGAAGATCGCGCGCCCGGGCTCCAACGTCCGCGGCAACCGCGCCAGCGAGACCTGGGCGGCCGGCAGCGCGGGCCAGCTCGCGGATCGCGGCTTCTCGCTGGATCAGCTCTCGCGCATGTCGTCGCGCGAGATGGCCGGCAAGCTCTTCGACGCCGTCGAGCAGCTCACCTGGCGCGCCGCGAACCTCCAGCCGGAGGACCTGCGCAAGCTGGGTGAGGCGCCCATGAAGCTCTGGGAGAAGCGCGGCGAGCTGGGCGGGCTCTTGCTGGAGAAGGGCGCCCACCTGTTCCTGCGCAACGGCGCTGACGGCTCTGACGGCAACCAGGCCGAAAGGAACTGAGCCCCTCCATGGCCCTCCCCGCCGAACAAGACGCAGCTTCCCCCGCCCTTCCCCCCATGCCCGTGGATGTCCAGATCTCCCCTGTGCGGAGCTCGGCGGACCGGATGGCCTTCATCCGGTTCCCCTACTCCGTCTACCGGAACGATCCGAACTGGGTCCCGCCGCTGGAGATGGAGCGAAAGGACTTCCTCGACCCGAAGAAGAACCCCTTCCTCGAGTACGCGGACGTGGAGCTGTTCCTGGCTCGGCGGGGCAATCAGGTGCTGGGGCGCATCGCCGCCATCAAGAACCCGCACCACATGGAGTACCACGGCACCAAGGAGGGCTTCTTCGGCCTCTTCGAGTGCGTGAACGACGCGAGCGTGGCGCGGGCGCTGCTGGACACCGCGGCGAACTGGCTGCGGGAGCGCGGGCTGGACTCGATGCTCGGGCCGGCCAACTTCTCGTCCAACCAGGACTGGGGCTTGCTGGTCGAGGGGCATGAGACGCCGCCCGCGATCATGATGCCCTACAACCCGCCCTACTACTCCGCGCTCCTCGAGGCGTGCGGCTGCACCAAGGCGAAGGACCTGTGGGCGTGGGAGCTGTCCTCGGCCGCGGAGCCTCCGGAGAAGGTGGTGCGCATCGCGGAGAAGATCCGTCAGCGGGACGGCATCACCGTGCGCGCCATCCGGATGAGCGAGTTCGCCGCCGAGGTGTCGCGCGTCAAGGCCATCTACAACGCGGCCTGGGAGAAGAACTGGGGCTTCATCCCCATGACGGAGAAGGAGTTCGACCACCTGGCCAAGGACATGAAGACGGTCGTCCGGCCGGAGCTGGTGCTCATCGCCGAGGTGAAGGGCGAGCCGGTGGCCTTCTCCATGACGCTGCCTGACGCCAACGAGGCCCTGAAGGCGGCGGGCGGGCGGCTGACGCAGTTCGGTCTGCCCATCGGCCTGGTGAAGCTGCTCCTCGCCTCGCGGAAGATCCGGCGCCTGCGCCTGATCACCCTGGGCATCAAGGAGGGCTACCGTCGCCGTGGCCTGGACGCCATCCTGTACCTGGACACGCTCCGGACGGCGAAGCAGCTGGGCTACACGGGCGGAGAGATCTCCTGGACCCTCGAGGACAACCATCTCGTGAACCGGGCCATCGAGAGCATGGGCGGCCGGCGGTCGAAGACGTATCGCGTCTTCCAGCGGCCCCTGTAACACCTGGCCTCGGGGCCCCTGCCCCGCTCACCTTTCGGGAGCGGGGTACGCGAGGCCCGGGCCAACTCTTCACCGCACTACTTCGGCTGACCCGCCGCCCCAGTCGACTCGGCGGCGCTCGGCTTCACGGACGCGGCGCTGGTGTTGGCGTTCTCCTTCTCCAGCTGCGCGCGCTTGGACTTCAGCGTGGAGAGCAGTCCGTCGAAGCCCTTGTCGTTGAGGATCTTCCGGAACTGCCCCTTGTAGGTCTCCACCAGCGACACCTCGTCGGTGACGACGTCGAAGATGCGCCACTCGGCCTTGGGGGTGGTGCGGAAGAGCTTGTAGTCGACGGGGATCTCATCCTTCTTCACGGTGAGGGTGGTCACGACCGTGGCCTCGTTCCCCTGGATGGTCTCCTTGCCGTACTTCACGTCGGCCTTGGCCTGACCGATGGCCTTCTGGGCGTAGGACGCGCGCAAGAGGCCCGTCATCGTCTCGGTGAAGTCCTTGCGCTGGGCCGGCGTCAGGCCCTCCCAGGCCTTCTCGCCGAGGGCGCGCTTCGCCAGCTCCGAGAAGTCGACGAACTTCTCCACGACGCTGGCGAGCGACTGCACGGTGGCGCCAGGCGCGTTGGCGGCCTTCTGAACATCCGCATTGCCCGATTTGACGACGGTGAGCGGGGCGGCCGGCGCGGCGGCGAGCAGCGTGGCGGCGAGCAGGGAAGCGATCATTTGCGTATGGCTCCGGGATGGAGAACGAGAGTCAGGACAGCAAGGGTAAGATGCTTATTCACCGCTGGAGCCGTGACCTGTCACTCGGGCCAGTCCAGCCAGACCCAGACGAACGTCGTGCCAGCTCTTGGCCTTGTCCGACGAGGCCTGGGCCAGCGCGGTGAAGGCATCCACCAGCTCGCGCGTGTCACCCGTCCCCAGGTCGAAGGCGGCGAACGCGGCGGTCACCCAACGACGCGCGTTCTTCTCCGCCTCGTTGAAGGCCTGGGCCCGGGAGTAGGCGGCCACCAGCTGCCCGTGGACCTGCGTCACTTCCAACTGGATGCCGGCGTGGATCTGCAGCTCCTGCGCGCGCAGCTTGTCCAGCTCCGCGCGGGCCTGCTCCAGCTGCGCGTCCTTGATGGGGATGTCGAACGAGCCGCGCATCACCAGGCCGATTCCGGCGGTGCGCTCGTTGTAGGGGTCGTACGCGAACGGGCTGACCTGCCGCGTGGCGCTGGAGGTCCAGCGGATGTCATAGAAGCCCGCGAGCCCGAGGTCCGGGTAGTAGCTCATCTCGCGAATCCGGACTTCTTGCTCGCGCGCGATGATGCCCGCGGTGATGGCGCGGATCTCCGGGCGGCGTGACTCCGCCTCGCGGACGGACGCCTCCAGCGTGGGCGGCTTCACCTCGGAGTCGAGCGCGAGGTCCTCGGAGACCACCGTGACGGACTC comes from the Myxococcaceae bacterium JPH2 genome and includes:
- a CDS encoding MMPL family transporter — encoded protein: MARPWQVLAVFALVTAVCGLLASRLEFRGSFVELLPEGAREVRDLTRVSEKAGGDGYLVVMAKGTTPDKLRAYAGELKSRLEALPEVRYVEYHFDVEFFRTHGLLLLPAEKLEALRSDIEARVHYERQQYNPLYIDLGALPKPPTFEEIAKKHTPETPMREFLTNADGSEVYLMIKPSGTAGDLDFARRFVDKALGTGRELAAASYPGVTLEATGNFQNRIEEDAVMRRDLSNAGLLSGLIAVALILLATRRISALFVVGLPVMVGLVFTFAFAQLAIGHLNIVTGFLVAILIGLGIEYGVHLSMRYWEERQTQGVRESLAATVRGTFSGALTSALTNAAAFLVLLLAQFHAFKQFGLLAGLGVMLAVLAAYAIGPSLLAIAERIRPFRRDEAPAPGAAPATPAAPEKEWRRWPTGLIAAIALMVVGFAAYSVVIAPRLGFETNLRNLKGDSPASRLDDHITEQIGSPLNPAILYVDNLDQVHQVEDIIAQVKVKNGKDSVFLRTASLSDLVPYDLEHRQAEIGKIKAILDGLPSEIQADAKVKQFRELVEAKPYALEQVPVEARRRFEALDGKGMFLLLFPSVSNYDTQDLQRWAAQIDEVVDGAKAKGIDLAVLDSNRIAARIFSLVRGDGPFILWSAAVVVFLVIFASLRSFKRALLVAGPLFLGMTCLAGGMYLFDVQLNFINAVVLPNLLAIAVDNSVHLFHRYEEEGPGSLGKVVRHTGLAAVVATISNAAGYGALLVANHQGLRSIGQIAILGVVCTFMGTTVFFPAMLALLERWKGRHQGDGVGVPNLDLGVAGDVSAGPPGERKSA
- a CDS encoding ABC transporter substrate-binding protein, whose product is MIASLLAATLLAAAPAAPLTVVKSGNADVQKAANAPGATVQSLASVVEKFVDFSELAKRALGEKAWEGLTPAQRKDFTETMTGLLRASYAQKAIGQAKADVKYGKETIQGNEATVVTTLTVKKDEIPVDYKLFRTTPKAEWRIFDVVTDEVSLVETYKGQFRKILNDKGFDGLLSTLKSKRAQLEKENANTSAASVKPSAAESTGAAGQPK
- a CDS encoding aminotransferase class I/II-fold pyridoxal phosphate-dependent enzyme yields the protein MSDVFEKCRTWKDYRIAKATGLYPYFRAIEASHGATEVEIEGRRVIMVGSNNYLGLSADPRVKEAAIKATEKFGTTCSGSRLLNGTLALHEELEARLAKFLNREAAIVISTGFQTNLALASILGRHDIVFSDRQNHASLVDGIRLSFATERKFRHNDMEHLEQLLSAADPDAGKIIVTDGVFSMEGDICNLPRIVELAATYNARVMTDDAHAMGVLGELGRGTSEYFGLEKETDLVMGTFSKSFASLGGVLAGPFEVINYIRHKARSVIFSASMTPASIAAALKATEIIEAEPQRRARLLDIAEKMHNGFRAMGFDTGVSVTPVVPVHIGDQVKCFRFWRALHEAGVFANPVIPPAVEPGHALIRTSYMATHTDAQLDQVLDTFEKIGRRLGVIPETRPTVYEPVKIARPGSNVRGNRASETWAAGSAGQLADRGFSLDQLSRMSSREMAGKLFDAVEQLTWRAANLQPEDLRKLGEAPMKLWEKRGELGGLLLEKGAHLFLRNGADGSDGNQAERN
- a CDS encoding phosphatase PAP2 family protein, with the protein product MEGAASGRRGGRSEPGSRRGWRCVGRAAGGAKVGVSSWSFTRERSRTLVDARQPQVRFRGVDIVIIVACSLAALVLLGPARWGYHAARNGWLFGMMALGPLVLRTLESRFPRQRLLSVAADFWLLPVSAMVHGWLGPVVDWINPLVKDAQLMATDQRLFGFQAAVELAHRVPPLLNDVLMLCYYGHFMWPLLLGILLYYRGRGATAGFDEYLLGLGLLFSLNYAAYSLVPAVGPRYFLIGAFDGPGLHGGPLTPLLESMMRTPLFTRDCFPSGHTGATLLVLFYAFRFYRTLFWVMLAPGIGLIIATLSGRFHYATDLLCAVPLVVVVTSLALVLSRAVRQRASEEAARSVPVDAIVRP
- a CDS encoding N-acetyltransferase, producing MALPAEQDAASPALPPMPVDVQISPVRSSADRMAFIRFPYSVYRNDPNWVPPLEMERKDFLDPKKNPFLEYADVELFLARRGNQVLGRIAAIKNPHHMEYHGTKEGFFGLFECVNDASVARALLDTAANWLRERGLDSMLGPANFSSNQDWGLLVEGHETPPAIMMPYNPPYYSALLEACGCTKAKDLWAWELSSAAEPPEKVVRIAEKIRQRDGITVRAIRMSEFAAEVSRVKAIYNAAWEKNWGFIPMTEKEFDHLAKDMKTVVRPELVLIAEVKGEPVAFSMTLPDANEALKAAGGRLTQFGLPIGLVKLLLASRKIRRLRLITLGIKEGYRRRGLDAILYLDTLRTAKQLGYTGGEISWTLEDNHLVNRAIESMGGRRSKTYRVFQRPL